In a genomic window of Streptomyces sp. SJL17-4:
- the murC gene encoding UDP-N-acetylmuramate--L-alanine ligase: MAPAIPAAMERPHFIGIGGAGMSGIAKILAQRGAKVAGSDAKESATAQSLRALGATVHIGHATEHLADDASAVVVSSAIRADNPELARAAELGIPVVHRSDALASLMDGLRAIAVAGTHGKTTTTSMLAVALTELGLDPSYAIGGDLAGPGTNALHGEGEVFVAEADESDRSFQKYDPEVAIVLNVELDHHANYASMDEIYESFEAFTAKIRPGGTLVVGEHAGARELARRVADRDGLNIVTVGESEGSDARILKIVPNGMKSEVTVALDGVEHTFTVSVPGRHYAHNAAAALAAGARVGIDPAELAQALTAYTGVGRRLQLKGEAKGVQVIDSYAHHPTEMTADLEAMRGAAGASRLLVVFQPHLFSRTQELGKEMGDALALADASVVLDIYPAREDPIPGITSELIIAAARQAGADVMPVHDKTTVPLVVAGMAGPGDLVLTMGAGDVTDLGPLILDHLDHLSK; the protein is encoded by the coding sequence ATGGCACCCGCCATCCCTGCCGCCATGGAACGGCCGCACTTCATCGGCATCGGCGGTGCCGGAATGTCGGGCATCGCGAAGATCCTCGCCCAGCGCGGCGCCAAGGTCGCCGGCAGTGACGCCAAGGAGTCCGCGACCGCCCAGTCGCTGCGCGCCCTCGGCGCCACCGTCCACATCGGGCACGCCACCGAGCACCTCGCCGACGACGCCTCCGCCGTCGTCGTCTCCAGCGCCATCCGCGCCGACAACCCCGAGCTGGCGCGCGCCGCCGAGCTCGGCATCCCCGTCGTCCACCGCTCCGACGCGCTCGCCTCCCTCATGGACGGCCTGCGCGCGATCGCCGTCGCCGGTACGCACGGCAAGACGACGACCACCTCCATGCTGGCCGTCGCCCTCACCGAGCTCGGTCTCGACCCCTCGTACGCCATCGGCGGCGACCTCGCGGGCCCCGGCACCAACGCGCTGCACGGCGAGGGCGAGGTCTTCGTCGCCGAGGCCGACGAGAGCGACCGCAGCTTCCAGAAGTACGACCCCGAGGTCGCGATCGTCCTCAACGTCGAGCTGGACCACCACGCGAACTACGCCTCCATGGACGAGATCTACGAGTCCTTCGAGGCCTTCACGGCCAAGATCCGCCCCGGCGGCACCCTGGTCGTCGGCGAGCACGCGGGCGCGCGCGAGCTGGCCCGCCGGGTCGCGGACCGCGACGGTCTGAACATCGTCACGGTCGGTGAGTCCGAGGGCTCCGACGCCCGCATCCTGAAGATCGTCCCGAACGGGATGAAGAGCGAGGTGACGGTCGCGCTCGACGGCGTCGAGCACACCTTCACCGTCTCCGTACCCGGCCGCCACTACGCGCACAACGCCGCCGCGGCCCTCGCCGCCGGCGCCCGCGTCGGCATCGACCCGGCCGAGCTCGCCCAGGCGCTCACCGCGTACACCGGCGTCGGCCGCCGCCTCCAGCTCAAGGGCGAGGCGAAGGGCGTCCAGGTCATCGACTCGTACGCGCACCACCCCACCGAGATGACCGCCGACCTGGAGGCCATGCGCGGCGCCGCCGGGGCCTCCCGCCTCCTGGTCGTCTTCCAGCCGCACCTCTTCTCCCGCACCCAGGAGCTGGGCAAGGAGATGGGCGACGCGCTGGCCCTCGCCGACGCGTCCGTCGTCCTCGACATCTACCCGGCCCGCGAGGACCCGATCCCGGGCATCACCAGCGAGCTGATCATCGCCGCCGCGCGGCAGGCGGGCGCCGACGTCATGCCCGTCCACGACAAGACGACGGTGCCGCTGGTCGTGGCGGGAATGGCCGGCCCCGGCGATCTCGTTCTCACCATGGGCGCGGGCGACGTCACGGACCTCGGCCCGCTGATCCTGGACCACCTGGACCACCTGTCGAAGTAG
- a CDS encoding indole-3-glycerol phosphate synthase, with protein MFTSVLMIEKPLTSVDVEFVTTLHGDEGVSFIVLMQPRGDQADVLLRAIDDVAMGELKEATREGDEPEGKEARRPAELALEQSLRALRDAGCEAVGQVVEDHPLTKMKAVVEESEADEVIVLTAPHYVEEFFHRDWASRARHKVGVPVLKLFAHSEEATE; from the coding sequence GTGTTCACAAGCGTTCTGATGATCGAGAAGCCCCTGACATCCGTCGACGTGGAATTCGTCACCACGCTGCACGGCGACGAGGGCGTGTCCTTCATCGTTCTGATGCAGCCGCGTGGTGACCAGGCCGATGTACTGCTGCGTGCCATCGACGACGTGGCCATGGGCGAACTGAAGGAAGCGACCCGCGAGGGCGATGAACCGGAGGGCAAGGAGGCCAGGCGTCCCGCCGAGCTGGCCCTGGAGCAGTCGCTCCGGGCGTTGAGAGACGCCGGCTGCGAAGCGGTCGGCCAGGTCGTCGAGGACCACCCTCTCACCAAGATGAAGGCGGTGGTCGAGGAGTCGGAGGCGGACGAGGTGATCGTGCTGACCGCCCCGCACTACGTGGAGGAGTTCTTCCACCGGGACTGGGCCTCCCGGGCCCGCCACAAGGTGGGGGTCCCCGTCCTCAAGCTCTTCGCCCACAGCGAGGAAGCCACCGAGTAG
- a CDS encoding pyrimidine reductase family protein, whose product MRRLFPVTDMTAHTTEAGGGGDWSLDALADAYAYPELPEGEGAWLRANMVSSLDGAGQHDGRSQPLSSEADMRIFGTLRGLADVVVAGAETVRLEGYRPARAREAFAARRAAAGQGPAPVIAVVSASLNLDFSLPLFTEPLVPTLILTGAAAPAERVRAARAAGAEVLVAGDGAGVEPARAKAVLAERGLRRQLTEGGPRLLGQFVAAGVLDELCLTVSPTMTAGDAQRIAGGPSVAVPTRFAMASLLEQDGFLFSRYRRI is encoded by the coding sequence ATGCGACGCCTGTTCCCTGTGACGGACATGACAGCCCACACGACCGAGGCGGGGGGCGGCGGGGACTGGTCCCTCGACGCGCTCGCCGACGCCTACGCGTACCCGGAGCTGCCCGAGGGCGAGGGCGCCTGGCTGCGGGCCAACATGGTCTCCTCGCTCGACGGGGCGGGGCAGCACGACGGGCGCTCCCAGCCGCTCTCCTCCGAGGCCGACATGCGGATCTTCGGCACCCTGCGGGGCCTCGCCGACGTGGTCGTCGCCGGTGCGGAAACGGTGCGCCTGGAGGGTTACCGCCCCGCACGCGCGCGCGAGGCCTTCGCGGCCCGCCGCGCCGCCGCCGGACAGGGACCGGCCCCGGTGATCGCCGTGGTCAGCGCCTCCCTGAACCTGGACTTCTCGCTGCCGCTCTTCACCGAGCCGCTGGTGCCGACCCTGATCCTCACGGGCGCCGCCGCGCCCGCCGAGCGGGTGCGGGCCGCGCGGGCGGCGGGCGCCGAGGTGCTGGTGGCGGGCGACGGGGCCGGGGTCGAGCCGGCCCGGGCGAAGGCGGTGCTCGCGGAGCGCGGGCTCCGGCGGCAGCTGACCGAGGGCGGGCCCCGGCTGCTCGGCCAGTTCGTGGCGGCGGGAGTCCTCGACGAGCTGTGTCTGACCGTCTCGCCGACGATGACGGCGGGTGACGCCCAGCGGATCGCCGGGGGCCCTTCGGTGGCCGTCCCGACACGCTTCGCCATGGCTTCGCTGCTGGAGCAGGACGGCTTCCTCTTCAGCCGCTACCGTCGGATCTGA